Proteins encoded together in one Myxococcales bacterium window:
- the rsmD gene encoding 16S rRNA (guanine(966)-N(2))-methyltransferase RsmD produces the protein MRITGGELRSRRLVAPRSQATRPTQDRVREALFSILVSRGTFDDGPAAVLDLYAGTGALAFEALSRGAGRAVLVEKSREALSAIRENVSELGLSSRVTVLSAPCDKALADPRLAGPFDLVFLDPPYADLAAAAAVVARLPSRLAPGARVVLEHASADPCPTIEGFSLEDTRVYGDTALSLLLPSDVGLSQT, from the coding sequence ATGCGCATCACCGGCGGAGAGCTGAGATCGCGGAGGCTCGTGGCCCCGCGGTCGCAGGCCACCCGACCCACGCAGGATCGGGTGCGCGAGGCGCTCTTCTCCATCCTCGTGTCGCGCGGCACCTTCGACGACGGCCCCGCGGCGGTGCTCGATCTGTACGCGGGCACGGGGGCCCTCGCCTTCGAGGCGCTCTCTCGAGGAGCGGGGCGCGCCGTGCTGGTGGAGAAATCGCGCGAGGCCCTGTCGGCGATTCGCGAGAACGTGAGCGAGCTCGGGCTCTCCTCGCGGGTCACGGTCCTCTCGGCCCCTTGCGACAAGGCCCTCGCCGACCCGCGCCTCGCGGGCCCGTTCGACCTCGTCTTCCTCGATCCTCCCTACGCCGACCTCGCTGCCGCTGCCGCCGTCGTCGCGCGCTTGCCGTCTCGGCTCGCGCCCGGGGCCCGGGTGGTCCTCGAGCACGCGTCGGCCGATCCGTGCCCCACGATCGAGGGATTTTCTTTAGAAGATACGAGGGTTTATGGCGACACCGCGCTGTCGCTCCTCCTCCCCAGCGACGTGGGCCTTTCGCAAACTTGA
- a CDS encoding NAD-dependent epimerase/dehydratase family protein produces MKVLVTGASGFLGSHVAERLKKRGDDVRVLVRKSSNKKFLDTLGVEYAYGAIEDAAAVEEAVKGVEAIVHSAGIVKARTEDEFFATNVQGTRNILEAARKEAPGLRRFVHVSSLEASGPSADGRPVPASQEAPCTAYGRSKLLAEKACLDFKDGLPVTILRPTAIYGPRDVEILEAFRSVKRRVLPITGDGSVKYTFIYGPDCAEACIKAISADVPSGSTYFVADGDVWTQKDMMQTMEHAFGTRALFRQGIPFGVVKAAAFFVEAYGKAANKPVMLTREKAAMLEKHFVCDPAETKKALGWEPEVRFEEGSKLTARWYEAEGWL; encoded by the coding sequence ATGAAGGTCCTGGTCACCGGAGCGAGTGGGTTTCTCGGGAGTCACGTCGCGGAGCGCCTCAAGAAGCGCGGCGACGACGTGCGTGTGCTCGTGCGCAAGTCGTCGAACAAGAAGTTCCTCGACACGCTCGGCGTCGAGTACGCCTACGGCGCCATCGAGGACGCCGCGGCCGTCGAGGAGGCCGTGAAGGGCGTCGAGGCCATCGTGCACTCGGCGGGCATCGTGAAGGCCCGCACCGAGGACGAGTTCTTCGCCACGAACGTGCAGGGTACACGCAACATCCTCGAGGCCGCGCGGAAAGAGGCGCCTGGCCTCCGCCGCTTCGTGCACGTCTCGAGCCTCGAGGCGAGCGGCCCCTCCGCCGACGGTCGCCCCGTGCCAGCGTCGCAGGAGGCGCCCTGCACCGCGTACGGGCGCTCGAAGCTGCTCGCCGAGAAGGCCTGCCTCGACTTCAAGGACGGGCTGCCCGTGACCATCTTGCGCCCCACGGCGATCTACGGCCCACGGGACGTCGAGATCCTCGAGGCCTTCCGCTCGGTGAAGCGCCGCGTGCTCCCGATCACCGGGGACGGAAGTGTAAAGTACACGTTCATCTACGGGCCCGACTGCGCCGAGGCCTGCATCAAGGCCATCTCGGCCGACGTGCCGAGCGGCTCCACGTACTTCGTGGCCGACGGCGACGTATGGACGCAGAAGGACATGATGCAGACCATGGAGCACGCGTTCGGCACGCGCGCGCTCTTCCGCCAGGGCATCCCGTTCGGCGTCGTCAAGGCGGCGGCCTTCTTCGTCGAGGCGTACGGCAAGGCCGCGAACAAGCCGGTGATGCTCACCCGCGAGAAGGCCGCGATGCTCGAGAAGCACTTCGTGTGCGACCCCGCCGAGACCAAGAAGGCGCTCGGGTGGGAGCCCGAGGTGAGGTTCGAGGAGGGCTCCAAGCTCACCGCGCGCTGGTACGAGGCCGAGGGCTGGCTCTGA
- a CDS encoding GNAT family N-acetyltransferase, producing MSPRVHVRAPRPTDGRRLAGLWKVLWDVHESWGSYPGSTDPRVYDDLAQRLSDEARARGSSPLHGRHVHLVAAVGDSPGEDSIAVGQVEGWIDRHGESPKTKWTCEVRSLVVAEDARHLGAARALLDELANVARHALHGAPAVLAAEVLDANPAMAFYRKLGFVMPVHSVRVATSSARAQAPAPGFVGRVAVPEDALPLAFLDANLAERRRLVGDSRFDGPRALDAALVDAIALHLGNATRRAPTDPAEVVVVDRRNVPRASATLVFATLEPPFVPGVRAVLSRPSFDATTSPYLLFPALVQLAGRLACLAGAEHLEIVDLPGLETDTTRAALATGAVPWSRVALRNV from the coding sequence GTGAGCCCCCGCGTCCACGTGCGAGCCCCGCGCCCGACCGACGGGCGCCGCCTCGCGGGGCTGTGGAAGGTCCTCTGGGACGTCCACGAGTCGTGGGGGAGCTACCCCGGCTCGACCGACCCCCGCGTCTACGACGACCTCGCCCAGCGCCTGTCCGACGAGGCCCGCGCGCGCGGGAGCTCTCCGCTCCATGGTCGTCACGTGCACCTCGTGGCCGCCGTCGGCGATTCGCCCGGCGAAGACTCGATCGCCGTAGGCCAGGTCGAGGGCTGGATCGATCGGCACGGCGAGAGCCCCAAGACGAAATGGACGTGCGAGGTGCGATCGCTCGTGGTCGCCGAGGACGCGCGGCACCTCGGGGCGGCCCGTGCCCTGCTCGACGAGCTCGCGAACGTCGCGCGGCACGCCCTGCATGGCGCCCCGGCGGTGCTCGCGGCCGAGGTGCTCGACGCGAACCCGGCGATGGCGTTCTACCGCAAGCTCGGCTTCGTCATGCCGGTGCACTCGGTGCGGGTCGCGACGTCGTCGGCGCGCGCGCAGGCTCCGGCTCCCGGGTTCGTCGGGCGCGTGGCCGTGCCCGAAGATGCCTTGCCCCTCGCGTTCCTCGACGCGAACCTCGCCGAGCGGCGGCGCCTCGTGGGCGACTCCCGCTTCGACGGCCCTCGGGCGCTCGACGCGGCGTTGGTCGACGCGATCGCGCTCCACCTCGGCAACGCCACGCGGCGTGCGCCGACCGATCCGGCCGAGGTGGTCGTGGTCGATCGCAGGAACGTGCCGCGCGCCTCGGCGACCCTCGTCTTCGCGACGCTCGAGCCTCCCTTCGTGCCCGGGGTGCGCGCCGTGCTCTCGCGCCCCTCGTTCGACGCGACCACCTCGCCGTACCTGCTCTTCCCGGCGCTCGTCCAGCTCGCGGGCAGGCTCGCGTGCCTCGCCGGCGCCGAGCACCTCGAGATCGTGGATCTGCCCGGGCTCGAGACCGACACGACCCGCGCCGCGCTCGCGACGGGGGCCGTGCCATGGTCGCGTGTGGCCCTCCGTAACGTCTGA
- a CDS encoding trypsin-like peptidase domain-containing protein produces the protein MRSRTPFVALSLVLSLSLAGALVPHVSHAQPRETPQTPAEARKLSDAFVQVADKVSPSVVQIDVTAKDEPDPVLKLFGRGSDSPIARGTGSGVVFTTDGAILTNNHVIENALSLNVRFKDGRLLPAKLVGRDPATDLAVIKVEGTHPAARFADSDASRVGEWVVAIGSPFGLGYSVTTGVLSAKGRGGLGMNAIEDYLQTDASINPGNSGGPLCDLEGRVVGINTMIIGKGSGIGFAVPANLARRVAEQLLKKGKVERAWIGVGIQDLTPELSQAMKLDPRAGVLVSSITPNGPAQKANLKPGDVIASVAGKSVHDGRELVREVIANDVGKQVPIEVIRDGKRYTSQVMLTPRPEAAVPPLPMSQPMPQQGGLGLTVRDLTPEQAQSIGLPAKSIAGVANVVPGSAADRAGLRVGDVLLEVDGTNDPTAVQVQDAARDGQILVRLRRKDVAFYAVVKR, from the coding sequence ATGCGGTCTCGCACACCCTTCGTCGCCCTCTCGCTCGTGCTCTCCCTCAGCCTCGCCGGGGCGCTCGTGCCACACGTGTCGCACGCGCAGCCTCGAGAGACCCCGCAGACGCCCGCCGAGGCGCGGAAGCTCTCCGACGCGTTCGTCCAGGTCGCCGACAAGGTGAGCCCGAGCGTCGTGCAGATCGACGTGACCGCGAAGGACGAGCCCGATCCCGTGCTCAAGCTCTTCGGCCGCGGGAGCGACAGCCCCATCGCGCGCGGCACCGGCTCGGGCGTCGTCTTCACGACGGACGGCGCCATCTTGACGAACAACCACGTCATCGAGAACGCGCTCTCGCTCAACGTACGCTTCAAGGACGGCCGCCTCTTGCCGGCGAAGCTCGTCGGTCGCGATCCGGCCACGGATCTCGCGGTGATCAAGGTCGAGGGCACGCACCCCGCCGCGCGCTTCGCCGACTCGGACGCGAGCCGCGTGGGCGAGTGGGTGGTCGCGATCGGCTCTCCGTTCGGGCTCGGGTACTCGGTCACCACGGGCGTGCTGAGCGCCAAGGGGCGCGGCGGGCTCGGAATGAACGCCATCGAGGACTACCTCCAGACCGACGCGAGCATCAACCCAGGCAACTCGGGCGGGCCGCTCTGCGATCTCGAGGGCCGCGTCGTGGGCATCAACACGATGATCATCGGCAAGGGCAGCGGCATCGGGTTCGCCGTACCCGCTAACCTCGCGCGCCGTGTGGCCGAGCAGCTCCTCAAGAAGGGCAAGGTCGAGCGGGCCTGGATCGGTGTCGGCATCCAAGATCTCACCCCCGAGCTCTCGCAGGCCATGAAGCTCGATCCGCGCGCCGGCGTGCTCGTGAGCTCGATCACCCCGAACGGCCCCGCGCAGAAGGCGAACTTGAAGCCCGGTGACGTGATCGCGAGCGTGGCCGGGAAGTCCGTGCACGACGGGCGCGAGCTCGTCCGAGAGGTCATCGCGAACGACGTGGGCAAGCAGGTGCCCATCGAGGTGATCCGCGACGGCAAGCGTTACACGAGCCAGGTCATGCTGACCCCGCGACCCGAGGCAGCGGTGCCCCCTCTGCCGATGTCGCAGCCGATGCCGCAGCAGGGCGGGCTCGGCCTCACCGTGAGGGATCTCACCCCCGAGCAGGCGCAGTCGATAGGTCTCCCGGCGAAGTCCATCGCGGGCGTCGCGAACGTCGTCCCCGGGTCGGCCGCCGACAGAGCGGGCCTCCGGGTGGGCGACGTGCTGCTCGAGGTCGACGGGACGAACGACCCCACGGCCGTCCAGGTCCAGGACGCCGCGCGCGACGGGCAGATCCTGGTGCGCCTCCGCCGCAAGGACGTGGCCTTCTACGCCGTGGTCAAACGGTAA
- the truA gene encoding tRNA pseudouridine(38-40) synthase TruA encodes MDEPVFGVLLDVAYRGTTFSGFAIQKEARTVEGELRGAILAIDPRASTTRGVSRTDAGVHAEDQKVAFDARLPVPPRGWVLALNKHLPDTLAVRAARSVSPGYNPRFSSLWKRYRYRLLLDKVRDPAFADRSWRVGWDVSLEAMRAECEAVLGTHDFAAFRSAGDEREVTVRDVKRLEIEVDPRDPRQVAIAIEGSAFLYNMVRIVVGTLVDVGRGHLAPGAFARALASLDRRDLGQTAPPEGLCLEHVELALPEGASAPWPG; translated from the coding sequence GTGGATGAGCCGGTCTTCGGTGTCCTCCTCGACGTCGCGTACCGAGGCACCACCTTCTCGGGCTTCGCGATCCAGAAGGAGGCTCGGACCGTCGAGGGGGAGCTCCGCGGCGCCATCCTCGCGATCGATCCGCGCGCCTCGACCACACGAGGGGTGAGCCGCACCGACGCCGGCGTTCACGCCGAAGACCAGAAGGTCGCGTTCGACGCGCGCCTCCCGGTGCCCCCGCGGGGCTGGGTGCTCGCCCTCAACAAGCACCTCCCCGACACCCTCGCCGTGCGGGCGGCGCGTTCTGTAAGTCCTGGATATAACCCACGATTTTCGAGCTTGTGGAAGCGCTACCGGTACCGCCTCCTGCTCGACAAGGTGCGCGATCCCGCGTTCGCCGACAGGTCGTGGCGCGTGGGATGGGACGTGTCGCTCGAGGCCATGCGCGCCGAGTGCGAGGCCGTGCTCGGGACCCACGACTTCGCCGCGTTCCGGAGCGCGGGCGACGAGCGCGAGGTGACCGTCCGCGACGTGAAGCGGCTCGAGATCGAGGTCGACCCGCGCGACCCTCGGCAGGTGGCGATCGCCATCGAGGGGAGCGCGTTCCTCTACAACATGGTCCGTATCGTGGTCGGCACGCTGGTCGATGTCGGGCGAGGGCACCTCGCGCCGGGGGCCTTCGCGCGCGCCCTCGCGTCGCTCGATCGCCGGGACCTCGGGCAGACGGCGCCCCCCGAGGGGCTCTGCCTCGAGCACGTCGAGCTCGCGCTACCCGAGGGGGCCTCGGCGCCCTGGCCGGGCTGA
- a CDS encoding tetratricopeptide repeat protein: protein MQNRYLVTSSGSNVGSRVLPSLLTFGGLLGPIVAFAGVAAFAVELVNRAHQDEVVAAGGIFAFVGFITALGLVWFWIFRSADRLRESERLALAGDMRAKELAHYALVRVFRGDYRSRAFYNLGLLAERHGDFAEALDLFTRARGALPMFAATRAAKRMSLMCQGHAAFTAAAVGDVARAGAALGEAHKAIPTLYTSGVFDAFFDDSHMGLGAASMNRTLDEVEQRRDPRAMVAFAGALLAYKNGHFRQCVDAASAEEGMLRANLMPHEGELLEWLKVVALAKLSGGEYRASTTAPLSPWAEKARGAA, encoded by the coding sequence GTGCAGAACCGCTACCTCGTCACGTCGTCGGGCTCGAACGTTGGCTCTCGGGTGCTCCCCTCGCTGCTCACGTTCGGCGGGCTCTTGGGGCCCATCGTCGCATTTGCCGGCGTGGCCGCGTTCGCCGTAGAGCTCGTGAACAGGGCGCACCAGGACGAGGTCGTGGCGGCGGGGGGGATCTTCGCGTTCGTCGGGTTCATCACCGCGCTCGGGCTCGTGTGGTTCTGGATCTTCCGCTCGGCCGACAGGCTCCGTGAGTCCGAGCGGCTCGCGCTGGCGGGCGACATGCGCGCGAAGGAGCTCGCGCACTACGCGCTCGTCCGCGTCTTCCGCGGAGACTACCGCTCGCGTGCATTCTACAACCTAGGCCTCCTCGCCGAGCGCCACGGGGACTTCGCCGAGGCCCTCGATCTCTTCACGCGCGCGCGTGGGGCGCTGCCCATGTTCGCCGCGACGCGCGCCGCGAAGCGCATGTCGCTCATGTGCCAGGGGCACGCCGCGTTTACTGCCGCGGCCGTGGGAGACGTCGCGCGCGCGGGAGCCGCGCTCGGCGAGGCGCACAAGGCCATCCCCACGCTCTACACCTCGGGTGTGTTCGACGCGTTCTTCGACGACTCCCACATGGGCCTCGGGGCCGCCTCGATGAACCGCACCCTCGACGAGGTCGAGCAACGGCGCGATCCCCGCGCGATGGTGGCCTTCGCCGGTGCGCTGCTCGCCTACAAGAATGGGCACTTTCGTCAGTGTGTCGACGCGGCCTCGGCCGAAGAAGGCATGCTCCGCGCGAACCTCATGCCCCACGAGGGCGAGCTGCTCGAGTGGCTCAAGGTCGTCGCGCTCGCGAAGCTCTCGGGCGGCGAGTACCGCGCATCGACCACGGCGCCGCTCTCTCCCTGGGCCGAGAAGGCGCGCGGCGCGGCGTGA
- a CDS encoding SDR family NAD(P)-dependent oxidoreductase, which produces MQSLSGKTFFVTGANTGIGKATAFELARRGGHVVLACRSEDKTRPVMAEIEAAVPGAKLDFVSLDLGSLDAVERCAKAYLDSGAPIDVLVNNAGLAGSTGTTKDGHEITIGTNHVGPFLLTELLLPRLREAPEARVVNVASRAHFRQKALDVGMIRRPASSAAGSFAYYAQSKLMNVLHAKALAEALRGTKVTTYSLHPGVVASDVWRKVPWPFRGLIKLFMVTNEEGARTQLRCATDPSLASESGRYYDAERERTPSQVALDPRARDELDAWSRELVKKHLENA; this is translated from the coding sequence ATGCAGAGCCTCTCCGGGAAGACCTTCTTCGTCACGGGCGCCAACACCGGCATCGGGAAGGCCACCGCCTTCGAGCTCGCGCGCCGCGGCGGCCATGTCGTGCTCGCGTGCCGCTCGGAGGACAAAACACGGCCCGTGATGGCCGAAATCGAGGCCGCGGTGCCGGGCGCGAAGCTCGACTTCGTGAGCCTCGACCTCGGGAGCCTCGACGCGGTCGAGCGGTGCGCCAAGGCCTACCTCGACTCGGGCGCGCCCATCGACGTGCTCGTGAACAACGCGGGCCTCGCCGGGTCGACCGGCACGACCAAAGACGGCCACGAGATCACCATCGGGACGAACCACGTGGGCCCGTTCCTGCTCACCGAGCTGCTCTTGCCTCGCCTCCGCGAGGCCCCCGAGGCGCGCGTCGTCAACGTGGCGAGCCGCGCCCACTTCCGGCAGAAGGCCCTCGACGTCGGCATGATCCGCCGCCCAGCCTCGTCGGCCGCGGGCTCGTTCGCGTACTACGCCCAGTCGAAGCTCATGAACGTGCTGCACGCGAAGGCGCTCGCCGAGGCGCTGCGAGGCACGAAGGTGACGACCTACTCGCTCCACCCCGGCGTCGTCGCGTCCGACGTATGGCGCAAGGTGCCTTGGCCGTTCCGCGGGCTCATCAAGCTCTTCATGGTCACGAACGAAGAGGGCGCGAGGACCCAGCTCCGATGCGCCACGGATCCCTCGCTCGCGAGCGAGTCGGGCCGTTATTACGACGCCGAGCGTGAGCGCACGCCCAGCCAGGTCGCGCTCGATCCGCGCGCGAGGGACGAGCTCGACGCGTGGTCGCGGGAGCTCGTCAAGAAGCACCTCGAGAACGCGTAA
- a CDS encoding pyridoxal-phosphate dependent enzyme — MLPNATRTPLLFDAYPSLARALPFVPLCDVPTPVEPCSAIAGYLGRREGVAMKRDDRISSLYGGNKVRRYELVLGDALARGARRLVTVGGIASTQVMATVLFGRELGLGVRAVLFDQPLTTFARMQVAGYAKGGAELVYGGGYAETAYRAVRAMAKSSGNYFIFPGASGPLANVGYVDAMLELGRQVERGEAERPDVIVLPTGSSGTLAALALGCAMLGWETEVVGVRITSRFVANHVTIDRLVRATSRFLRARAPRFPDCARRVSYSLYHGAIGEGYGYPTPEAVEGAEQLEVLTGTRGEVTYSGKALAGLRALVAHPKYAKKSFLLWNTLSATLPEHHGGRALVPKSLAWVWTRPTVA, encoded by the coding sequence GTGCTGCCGAACGCCACGCGGACCCCGCTCCTCTTCGACGCGTACCCGAGCCTCGCGCGGGCCCTCCCGTTCGTGCCTCTGTGCGACGTCCCCACGCCGGTCGAACCGTGCTCGGCGATCGCCGGCTACCTCGGCCGCCGCGAGGGCGTGGCCATGAAGCGCGACGATCGCATCTCGAGCCTCTACGGAGGCAACAAGGTGCGTCGGTACGAGCTCGTCTTGGGGGATGCGCTCGCGCGTGGGGCACGCCGTCTCGTCACGGTCGGCGGCATCGCGTCGACGCAGGTCATGGCGACGGTGCTCTTCGGCCGAGAGCTCGGCCTCGGCGTGCGTGCCGTGCTCTTCGACCAGCCCCTCACGACGTTCGCGCGCATGCAGGTCGCGGGTTACGCGAAGGGCGGCGCCGAGCTCGTGTACGGCGGAGGGTACGCCGAGACGGCCTACCGTGCGGTGCGGGCGATGGCCAAAAGTTCCGGAAATTACTTCATTTTTCCGGGGGCGTCGGGCCCGCTCGCGAACGTCGGGTACGTGGACGCGATGCTCGAGCTCGGGCGTCAGGTCGAGCGCGGCGAGGCCGAGCGGCCCGACGTGATCGTGCTCCCCACGGGCAGCTCGGGCACCCTCGCGGCGCTCGCGCTCGGCTGCGCGATGCTCGGCTGGGAGACCGAGGTCGTCGGTGTGCGCATCACCTCGCGCTTCGTCGCGAACCACGTCACGATCGATCGCCTCGTGCGCGCCACGTCGAGGTTCCTCCGTGCGCGCGCGCCTCGCTTCCCCGACTGCGCGCGCCGCGTCTCGTACTCGCTCTACCACGGCGCGATCGGCGAGGGGTACGGCTACCCGACGCCCGAGGCCGTCGAAGGCGCCGAGCAGCTCGAGGTGCTCACGGGCACGCGCGGCGAGGTCACCTACAGCGGCAAGGCCCTCGCCGGGCTACGCGCGCTCGTGGCCCACCCGAAGTACGCCAAAAAGTCGTTTTTGCTCTGGAACACGCTCTCCGCCACGCTCCCCGAGCACCACGGCGGCCGGGCGCTCGTGCCCAAGTCCCTCGCGTGGGTGTGGACCCGGCCCACCGTGGCCTAG
- a CDS encoding AgmX/PglI C-terminal domain-containing protein, translating to MSSPSTPPAAGVPSGNGKYYAIAVVLLLLIGGVIFWQKSKSDPTPPPPPPPSATASYAPPPRKVEDDIPLPPPVEDAGPETGPKVVQSGPQTYGCEVKKCAGSPAGDMESMLAFRAKAAHKCYDQALATDSTLSGGVTIALRIGTNGAACSAGVASNSTGNQAVAQCIANAMRNGAYPAPRGGCVDVNVPISLRNK from the coding sequence ATGAGCTCTCCGTCTACGCCCCCCGCTGCGGGCGTTCCCTCCGGTAACGGCAAGTACTACGCCATCGCAGTCGTGCTCCTCCTCCTCATCGGTGGTGTGATCTTCTGGCAGAAGTCGAAGAGCGATCCCACGCCGCCGCCGCCTCCTCCTCCGTCGGCCACCGCGTCGTACGCGCCGCCGCCGCGCAAGGTCGAGGACGACATCCCGCTCCCGCCCCCCGTCGAGGACGCGGGCCCCGAGACGGGCCCGAAGGTCGTGCAGAGCGGGCCTCAGACGTACGGCTGCGAGGTCAAGAAGTGCGCCGGCTCGCCCGCGGGCGACATGGAGTCGATGCTCGCGTTCCGCGCGAAGGCGGCCCACAAGTGCTACGACCAGGCGCTCGCGACCGACAGCACGCTCTCGGGCGGCGTCACGATCGCCCTCCGCATCGGCACGAACGGCGCGGCCTGTTCGGCCGGCGTCGCCTCGAACTCCACGGGCAACCAGGCGGTCGCTCAGTGCATCGCGAACGCCATGCGCAACGGCGCGTACCCCGCCCCGAGGGGCGGCTGCGTCGACGTGAACGTCCCGATTTCGCTCAGGAACAAGTGA